From a region of the Thiomicrorhabdus sp. genome:
- a CDS encoding TonB-dependent copper receptor, giving the protein MFSYKKINIAILTACLAPGYAFATDLDPIEVSTTKEQTQQTTVEASALLDTGNSETGTTLRQIPGVDASRMGGHGVDLVIRGQSASQLNVLIDGAKIEGGCPNRMDPPTAYAEMSSFDEVTVIKGVKSVTYGSGGTGGTVLFERNAPTFEEGKPYNGEINLGTTSNGLTKDMNATVSAGGNKGYIVLQGSKKSADNYKDGDNNTVKSSYESQQGHVDLGWTPNENNELRFSYENTLVEDALFAGASMDSPKSDGTTTRLNYKGSNLSENIQNIEVNLYNSEVDHVMDNYTLRDNTTGKLSVNKTNVKTQGAKIKATSMFGHTKLDYGVQFEGVEKMSTLSNAQNDKSMWFMWPDVKTETKSIFAESTSFFKDNQKVILGLRYDAVESKANKANTATDTGNLATNLYSSTYATTYNGETKNDDANLNGLIRYERTYDNNLNVFTALSRTHRYPDATELYIVKGGTGAWVGNPNLKPEQHNQFDIGVSQDFKDSNWSLSAYYDVVNDYILRDSSNNQASITPANRTVYLNKDATLFGIEASGSVKATKHITVGGNASLANGTNETDHRNLSNIAPLSGSVFADYSASNWNVGSRFNFATNQDSVNSEFNELATPGWNTVDVFGHYKINKMFKLSAGVDNLFDHAYYTYMNRTDVTSGNTYKVYEPGRVIWAKLNAKF; this is encoded by the coding sequence ATGTTTTCATACAAAAAAATCAATATTGCGATACTTACAGCTTGCTTAGCACCAGGCTATGCTTTTGCAACAGATTTAGATCCAATTGAGGTTTCTACAACAAAAGAACAAACGCAACAAACCACAGTAGAAGCATCTGCATTATTGGATACCGGAAACTCAGAAACAGGTACAACTTTACGTCAAATACCAGGTGTTGACGCTTCTCGCATGGGAGGTCACGGTGTAGATCTAGTGATTCGTGGACAAAGTGCTTCACAGTTAAACGTACTGATTGATGGTGCTAAAATTGAAGGTGGTTGCCCTAACCGCATGGATCCACCAACTGCTTATGCAGAAATGAGTAGCTTTGATGAAGTTACTGTTATTAAAGGTGTTAAATCAGTTACTTACGGTTCAGGAGGTACAGGTGGTACTGTTCTTTTTGAACGTAATGCACCAACCTTTGAAGAAGGTAAACCTTATAACGGTGAAATTAATTTAGGCACAACAAGTAATGGTTTAACTAAAGATATGAACGCCACCGTTTCTGCAGGTGGTAATAAAGGTTACATTGTTCTACAAGGCTCAAAAAAATCAGCTGATAACTATAAAGATGGTGATAACAATACTGTTAAATCAAGCTATGAAAGCCAGCAAGGCCACGTAGATTTAGGTTGGACTCCTAATGAAAACAATGAACTTCGTTTCTCTTATGAAAACACCTTAGTTGAAGACGCTCTATTTGCTGGTGCATCAATGGATTCACCAAAATCCGATGGTACAACCACACGTTTAAACTATAAAGGCTCCAACCTTTCTGAAAACATTCAAAATATTGAAGTTAATCTCTACAACTCAGAAGTTGACCATGTTATGGATAACTACACCTTAAGAGATAATACGACTGGTAAGTTGTCTGTAAACAAGACCAATGTTAAAACACAGGGCGCAAAAATAAAAGCGACGAGTATGTTCGGACATACTAAACTGGATTACGGTGTGCAGTTTGAAGGCGTTGAGAAAATGTCTACATTATCAAATGCCCAAAATGATAAAAGCATGTGGTTTATGTGGCCTGATGTTAAAACAGAAACTAAGAGTATCTTTGCTGAATCTACCTCATTCTTTAAAGACAACCAAAAGGTTATTTTAGGTCTTCGTTACGATGCTGTTGAATCAAAAGCCAATAAAGCCAATACTGCAACAGATACTGGAAACCTAGCAACTAACTTATACTCTTCAACTTACGCAACTACATATAACGGTGAAACAAAGAACGATGATGCTAATTTAAATGGCTTAATTCGTTATGAACGTACTTACGATAATAATTTAAATGTGTTCACAGCTTTAAGCCGAACTCACCGTTATCCTGATGCAACTGAATTGTATATAGTTAAAGGTGGCACTGGAGCATGGGTAGGTAATCCAAACCTAAAACCAGAGCAACACAACCAGTTTGATATTGGTGTCTCACAAGATTTTAAAGATTCAAACTGGTCATTATCGGCATACTATGATGTTGTTAATGATTATATTTTGCGTGACTCTAGTAACAATCAAGCATCTATTACACCTGCAAATAGAACCGTTTACTTAAATAAAGATGCAACATTATTCGGTATTGAAGCATCTGGTAGTGTTAAAGCGACAAAACACATCACTGTTGGTGGTAATGCAAGCTTAGCTAATGGAACCAATGAAACCGATCATCGCAACCTAAGCAATATTGCACCGCTTTCGGGTAGTGTTTTTGCAGATTACTCAGCTTCTAACTGGAACGTAGGTTCACGCTTTAACTTTGCAACAAACCAAGATTCAGTCAATAGTGAGTTTAATGAACTAGCTACTCCTGGTTGGAATACGGTTGATGTATTTGGTCATTATAAAATTAATAAAATGTTTAAACTTTCTGCCGGAGTTGATAATTTATTTGACCACGCCTATTACACATATATGAACCGCACAGACGTTACGTCTGGTAATACTTATAAAGTCTATGAACCTGGCCGTGTTATTTGGGCTAAGTTAAACGCTAAATTTTAA
- a CDS encoding SCO family protein, which yields MNTKVVLFIVALSIVLGTIWVAQPFKQPQNNHAKIISDEKPKGGDFTLKGINGNIKLSDFKGKLVLLYFGYTFCPDICPTNLGNISVAYHQLTQKQKDGLQIIFVSVDPERDTPKRLQQYVNYFDANMIGLTSDPATIAKVAKKYGVVYAKVDDPNNGTNYAVDHSAFTYVVDPNGKLQKQLPHATSPDVFVKTVQEYEK from the coding sequence ATGAATACAAAAGTCGTATTATTTATCGTTGCTTTAAGTATTGTTCTAGGAACTATTTGGGTTGCTCAACCTTTTAAACAACCGCAAAACAATCATGCAAAAATTATCTCTGATGAAAAACCTAAAGGTGGTGATTTTACCTTGAAAGGCATTAACGGCAATATCAAGTTAAGTGATTTTAAAGGCAAACTTGTATTACTTTATTTTGGTTACACTTTTTGCCCTGACATCTGCCCAACCAACTTAGGTAACATTTCTGTTGCTTATCATCAACTTACTCAAAAACAAAAAGACGGTTTACAAATTATTTTTGTCTCAGTTGATCCTGAACGTGATACCCCAAAACGTTTACAGCAGTACGTAAACTATTTTGATGCCAATATGATTGGATTAACCAGTGATCCCGCCACAATTGCGAAAGTGGCAAAAAAATATGGCGTTGTATACGCTAAGGTAGATGATCCAAATAACGGTACTAACTATGCCGTTGACCACTCAGCCTTTACTTATGTAGTAGATCCAAATGGCAAACTGCAAAAACAACTTCCTCATGCCACTTCACCGGATGTGTTTGTAAAAACCGTTCAAGAATATGAAAAATAA
- a CDS encoding copper chaperone PCu(A)C, with protein MKKTLSILSLSIITSLTSLAAFANEAEEATISAPFAREVPPGAPASASFMTIENKSNKPLKIISAESGVAKTVELHTHTNDNGVMRMRKIPFIEVPADGKTELKPGGLHIMLIGPHQPLKMGQTVNVKLNFEDGSSKTVSMPVKSIKGMMMNHKMPMPKQNMNQEEHNHEHMMEHSQEHMH; from the coding sequence ATGAAAAAAACACTTAGTATTTTATCTTTAAGCATTATCACCTCTCTAACCAGCTTAGCGGCATTTGCCAATGAAGCTGAAGAAGCAACCATTTCTGCCCCCTTTGCTCGCGAAGTTCCTCCTGGAGCTCCTGCAAGTGCAAGCTTTATGACCATTGAGAATAAATCTAATAAACCTTTAAAAATCATTTCAGCAGAATCAGGTGTAGCAAAAACCGTTGAACTACACACTCATACAAACGATAACGGTGTCATGCGTATGCGTAAGATTCCATTTATTGAGGTGCCAGCAGACGGAAAAACTGAACTAAAACCTGGCGGCTTGCACATTATGTTAATTGGCCCACACCAACCTTTAAAAATGGGACAAACAGTTAACGTTAAACTTAACTTTGAAGACGGTAGCTCCAAAACGGTGTCAATGCCGGTTAAATCAATTAAAGGCATGATGATGAATCATAAAATGCCTATGCCGAAACAGAATATGAATCAGGAAGAGCATAATCATGAACATATGATGGAGCATTCACAAGAGCATATGCATTAA
- the rpiA gene encoding ribose-5-phosphate isomerase RpiA yields MTQDELKQKVAQAAIEYVVPDTIIGVGTGSTANFFIDELAKIKGTIEGAVASSEATAERLKGHGIPVFDLNSVAEMSVYIDGADEADPGLHLVKGGGGALTREKIVLAVAKKFICIADDSKKVDVLGKFPLPVEVIPMARSYVAREIVKRFRGEPVLRDGFITDNGNVILDIHGLEIVDPVAMENELNSIVGVVTNGLFAARKADIFLCGTANGVETITEE; encoded by the coding sequence ATGACACAAGATGAACTAAAACAAAAAGTGGCTCAAGCAGCAATTGAATACGTTGTTCCAGATACCATTATTGGTGTAGGTACAGGTTCAACAGCCAACTTTTTTATTGACGAGCTTGCAAAAATCAAAGGGACTATTGAAGGTGCAGTAGCCAGCTCTGAAGCAACCGCAGAACGTCTTAAAGGTCACGGAATTCCTGTTTTTGATTTAAACAGTGTTGCTGAAATGTCAGTTTATATTGATGGTGCTGATGAAGCTGATCCAGGTCTTCACCTTGTAAAAGGTGGTGGTGGTGCTTTAACTCGTGAAAAGATTGTATTAGCAGTAGCCAAAAAGTTTATTTGTATTGCCGATGACAGCAAAAAAGTAGATGTTTTAGGTAAGTTTCCGCTACCTGTTGAAGTGATTCCAATGGCACGTAGCTATGTTGCTCGTGAAATTGTTAAGCGTTTTAGAGGTGAACCTGTTTTACGTGATGGTTTTATAACAGATAACGGTAATGTAATTTTAGACATTCATGGTTTAGAAATTGTTGACCCTGTTGCAATGGAAAATGAATTGAACAGCATTGTAGGTGTGGTAACAAACGGATTGTTTGCAGCTCGTAAAGCGGATATTTTCTTATGCGGAACAGCAAACGGCGTAGAAACTATTACTGAAGAATAA